In Glycine max cultivar Williams 82 chromosome 15, Glycine_max_v4.0, whole genome shotgun sequence, the DNA window CTTATTGCTAGCTTTATATAAGCAAATAGATACTaggatgatttttattttattttattttttagtacatACTAGCATGAATTTTGATAAACTgaaataggaagaaaaaaatgcaaacaaaaatgaaattaaaaaaaaacctcacTTTATTGAGTTGCTAAAGGAgcttaattaaaatgttagatttgtTGCTTGAATAATTGACATGGGAGAAAAACTAGTAAGGGATATCACTTCTAGATTAATTATATTACGTGgcgtataaataaatataaattaatctttGAGGGCATACTTctgtttctgtttttctttttgtacagaaaaaaattgttatttggaATAATGCGCTAATTATGATAAGGCTCCCAATGTACATAACAAGAAAGGTTGAAcgatttcaaatatatatacttaCAGGAGGAGATATAGATAAATTGTCATTTTGAATGCATGATACTTTTTCATGCTACATATTACAATTTAAACTATCTGTCATTTTCATTAAAGATGTGAGGCCAttccatttctttctctttttaattgatGCATATATTTGATGAGTCgtgattataatttaaaaatacaacttTATATGTAGATTCTAGTTGATCCCAAATTCCAATCACGAAAGTGAGTcagctttcttttttattttaattgaaatatacaTTAAAGAAGATTCTGATTCCTTGCCTATATATGTACTTTTCTTGCttcatatataaatttcaaCATTTTCTATTGCCATTTATTTTggttaaataaaacaaaactacCAAAACAGGATGCAATGATAATCGTTCCATATCTGTGGGATATGAGACTTTTCAATAATTACTGGATTTTCTTATGAATGTGAACTCATGTAGGTAGAAAATGGCTTTCATGACTTATTCACATGTtacttaattttagaaaattttatttcgataaaattaattttaattaaaagtgagtttgagattaaataatttatattttaaaaataattttgtaatgaaatttaatgtaaaattctACATCCACGTAAGAATTACTTTATTTTGTCTTAGGTCAGTACACATTTCGTTTCTAGTCTAAAGTAAGTTTGTTTCaacaatcaaatataattatttttaacggTGAAATAATGTTAAAAGAAGACATCAAACTTGAGTTTTAAGGACCATGATTCGTATCCATTGCACATTAAGCTTCAAGATTCCTATGGAAGCGTTTCTGTCTTATTTCTACTTGCTTTAACTTTAATTAGttctttcttgttttgaatttcttttaaGAATAAAACTGACATGTTCAGCGTGGAATTGCACACCCGATCTCAGCAAATCCTGCAATTCGTTAAGCATTTGTTTATGTTACTCGATGCTTCACTTTCTGATGCCCATTCTACATgtgaacaaaaaattaaataaatcattactTTATCTTCAAATTCAGGTTCATGACTCATGTTAATTATGTGGTCGTTTCTATTCCATATGAAACGTTGATCACTGATATTATGCAATAAATTTCCTTATGACATGCTTTATCAGGGAGATGGTTGGCATTTTTTCTTGAATACATGTAACTTCCCTATGctgtttaacattttttcagTTCTCAATGTTCCGCACAAATATTTGAACtctattaatttaatcaatatatGGGATTACCTAAGTCAAGTAGGTAAATTAACTCATTGGTAGAGCTGCAAATTTAGCTACATATAATCTTGCTTGTTTGGCaagttattgtaaaaattattgcaTTTAACTCATTGCATATATGCTAAgtcttctaaaaattaaaatacataaatgttCCGCACAAATATTTGAACtctattaatttaatcaatatatGGGATTACCTAAGCCAAGTAGGTAAATTAACTCATTGGTAGAGCTGCAAATTTAGCTACATATAATCTTGCTTGTTTGGCaagttattgtaaaaattattgcaTTTAACTCATTGCATATATGCTAAgtcttctaaaaattaaaatacatagcATTTAGCTTTCCTTGATTTGCATGAGGTCCATATTCTAAAGAACCTTTTACAGTTTGCATGGTGGATTTCAAAAATCatgatacaaaataataaaaaaaaacaatacacaTTCTTTTTTAGTATAAAGTTCAATTAATATAACTTTTCTTTTATGTAGCTATCAGGGGTTTAATTAACTGGGGACGGTTGTTGCACTATCATTTGTCACATTCTTCCAAGTTCTGCTTACGcatcttttaacattttttgcaTCTGATggttaattagttaaaattaggCATGCTTACTTTATGAGAAAATGACGTTAAAACACATCTGAGGAAGGCTCAGACTATAATCGTGACGAAACCCATAATTATATGTTACTACTGTCTGTTACTTTTTCAACCCTCCATGATTTCTGCAACACTTTAATTAACATTTGGCTTTTGAATATCAGCAATGATTATAAATAGTTCACTGGTCTTATAGTTGATCTCTCAATGCTAGAAAAGTAGCACATTATATCTCTGCATGGTGATCAATATAaaacaagtttatttttttattttgatggtaCAAAACATTGAATGTTGTTGTCAAACTCAAAAATTGGCAGATTGTTGAGATTTGGCTAACTCATCCCGAAGGGAAATACGTTCCTTTTCGCACTATCCTCTTCTTGATTGAGTTGTTATTTTACTATTTAGGATATCATGGACGAGAATGGTAGCTCAAGTAATGCACCCAAGAACAAGAGAAACCTACCTGTCTCAGTTTTCTTCAAAGATGCAAGGTACCCTTATATTTATCACCTCTGTTTCTTGGAGGAGTAGCATCTTATGCTAGAAATAAATTTGTGACTACAAAATACTAATACTTGGTTTTGTGAATGTGAATGTAGACATGTTTTCAAGATGGATTCCATTGCTAAGGAGATTCTTGGGATTGCATTCCCATCTGCACTGGCTGTTGCTGCTGATCCCATTGCTTCTCTTATAGACACAGCATTCATAGGCCATTTGGGTACATTTCCTTGTCATTTTACCATGCTCGAACATAAGATACACACATTTAAATTGCATTAATCATGGTTTTGATCTCTGGCTTGACAATTTTTTGTTGCAACTTGTGCCAGTTATAATAAGAAAGCTTTATTTATAATTCCCATATGAAGAAAAAGAGCTTTAGTTTTAGTCCCTATGAAGGTGTATAAggactaaaacttaaaaaaaaagatagtatgtatattaatatcgacttataggaactaaaacttaaggttttttttttcagataggAATTGATTCCTAAATGAGGGTcacttataaataattaataaaacctAATAAGAGTCATTTTAATACTATCACTTTTTAAGCTAACTTTTCATTATTCATGTGTTTAGGGCCCGTGGAGCTTGCTGCCGCAGGAGTGTCCATTGCTTTGTTCAACCAAGCTTCAAGGATAACCATCTTCCCTTTGGTTAGCATCACAACTTCCTTTGTGGCTGAGGAAAGTACCATTGAAAAAATCAATACAGAAAAGAAGTTAACTGATAAGACCAAGTCCAAGGAAGTAATGCACGATGATCATTCGCTTCAAGACATAGAGAAAGGTGCAtccaaagagaaaaatgagacTCCAACAGAATCTTCTGCTGTAAGGGGTAACACAACTTGTGTACCTGAGAATGTGGAAATGGATGGTACTTTTTATCCCTTTCTAGTTTTTCCTTTCTGCTACTGTGTATAAATGTCCATGttgatataaattaatttgctTCAAATGCATAAGCACAAACCAATGAGTAGGACATTCATTATGATAAAGTTATAGATATATGAGTGGAGGGAAATTGGTGCATTGAAAGTTTGTGTTctcacattttaatttatatataattgattatttcctTATCAGATTGCAATACAAGTATATGCAAGTCTACCACTGAAACTAGTAGTAGTAGCAACAAGAGTGTTTCAAAAGCTGGAAGGAAGAAGCGACACATTGCTTCAGCATCAACAGCATTACTTTTTGGCACAATCCTTGGTCTCCTTCAAGCTACAACCCTTATATTTGCCGCCAAACCTCTATTAGCTGCAATGGGTCTGAAAcctgtatgtatatatattttacatcaACATATCTTCATTATCTAGAGagcatttttcttatcttttactaaAGTGGAGCTATTTCTCCTTTGTGTAGGATTCTCCTATGCTAAACCCTGCTATTAAATACTTGAGATTGAGATCATTAGGTGCTCCTGCAGTGCTTCTCTCCTTGGCCATGCAAGGAATCTTTCGAGGATTCAAGGACACTACAACTCCTTTATATGTTATTCGTAGGTTCAAATGATCCATTGTCATGAAATAAAGCCTAAATAGAGACAAAGTGTGAAAGAATGAAAATGCATGTTAAAGCATGCtagtcaaataaatttaaaggaaCTTTGCATAAAATGTTAAACTGCTTTCAAATTTATGCATAAGGAAAAAATAGAAGGAAATCCAATTAAAGGGTTAATGGgagatattttgtttttaaatttgtaaacaTTTTCCTTAACTTGGTTCATCTGTGTATGTTGTTTTGTTCAGTTTCGGGGTATGCATTGAATGTCATTTTGGATCCAGTGCTTATCTTCTACTGCAAATTGGGCATCAAAGGTGCAGCCATTTCACATGTGCTCTCTCAGTAAGTCTTACCTTTGTCTTATTCTAGTAATGTTCAAACATTTCATTTAGCAAAATCTGAGCTTACAAAATGGTGATCCTTTCTAATTAGGTACTTGATGGCATTGGCACTCATGGTGATATTAACTAGAAAAGTGGATCTTGTTCCTCCAAGTATTAAAGACTTGCAGATTTTCAGGTTTCTTAAAAATGGTATGGTGGATGGCAGTAAACACAGCATGTTGGTTTTGATTGCTATACTATTTTTGAAATCTCACTCCCCTCGATTAAACacaaaaaagagataaagatgGTCAGCTAGAATGGACTCAAAAAtcaatatagtaaaaaaaagccTCACATACTGGTCCTTCCTGGCTCAGAATTGTCTCCAATACAAAATACTTGTTgtctttaccaaaaaaaaaaaaatctaatatatgTTGATCAATCAAGCTAGAATTTActcatgttaaaatttattttcaatttcaataggAGGTCTGTTGTTGGCAAGAGTAATAGCTGTGACATTCTGCCAGACCTTGGCAGCCTCATTGGCAGCAAGGTTTGGTCCAATTCCTATGGCTGCATTCCAAACCTGCTTGCAAGTGTGGCTCACATCTTCCCTTCTTGCTGATGGTTTGGCTGTTGCTGTACAGGTACAAAACATTAGTTTGCATCACGTCTTaggttcaaattttaatattgtcaTTAGGTAGTAAAAGTGATATGAGTATTACTGATAGTTGATCCaaaacatttataaataaagGCCTTAAGTtcttgaactcttttttgtgaGTAAAAATCAAATGAGTCTTCTAATTATTTTCCCTTTCTCAGGCAATTCTAGCTTGTTCCTTTGCTGAGAAAGATTATGAAAAGGTGCTTGTTGCGGCAACACGAACACTGCAGATGAGTTTTGTTTTAGGAGTTGGACTCTCTTTTGCAGTTGGAGTTGGATTGTATTTTGGAGCTGGAATCTTTTCCAAAAGTGTTCTTGTTGTGCACTTAATCAGAATAGGCCTCCCGGTATAAACATATATACATTCCTTCCACAACAACAAATTTGATAATGTGTTTTGtgtcatttttatctgatttcatatttaatttaccCACCAGTTTGTTGCTGCCACACAACCAATCAATTCATTAGCCTTCGTATTTGATGGTGTGAACTATGGAGCATCTGATTTTGCATATTCTGCATACTCCTTGGTAAGTTCTCAtaccataattttttattaaaaaatttataatgtgtcaTCTCTATccaaatttatttaacaaatttcTATGCTCTTAATTTGTTCAGGTCACGGTGTCACTAGCAAGTGTTGCTTCATTGTTCCTTCTCTCTAAGAGCAAAGGTTTCGTTGGGATCTGGATTGCACTAACCATCTACATGAGTCTTCGCATGTTTGCTGGCGTGTGGAGGTAAACATTCCTCATGCATGTTAAAAGCATGCAACTAGTGCATATTATTGACACTACCTAGTTTCCAGCATGTTATAAGGTTTATAAtgcattttataattaaaaaaaaaagcataccaTCATCCAATATTATTAATTGTCATATAtggtaaaatgaattttaattaattgatagtgTTAAAATCTATATTGCATGAGTtactaaaatgaaatttcaattttaatcatAGTGACAAAATTAAAAGCACATGATCTTTAAAAAAGGGAACATGAAAAACTACACCTCAATTTTATACATATGGCAAGTAGCAAAATGTATAAGAATTATAATATTAGCTAGCTAATTGCAACAAACACAACAAGTTCTCAATCACTTATGCTTAATTATTACATATGCAATGCAAATGCAGGATGGGAACAGGAACTGGACCTTGGCGTTTTCTCAGAGGCCGCTCAATGTCTTGATGATGACATCTAACAAAAGAAATTTCGTTGTTGAgcagaaaaaatgttttgtatCACTTTTCACCATTTAGGATCAGTTGTAATTTCGTTGTTGAgcagaaaaaatgttttgtatCACTTTTCACCATTTAGGATCAGTTGTCTTTTTTCAAGACATGATTTATGCACTCTACACTATGGTGATagtcttattatatattatattggaCGGGTCCAATTTACACGTGCAAGTGTTATATTCAAAGTAtcgtttttttcttttggccTCCGTTTAATGTATCCTCTGCTCATTGtaatattttgttgtatttaGAAGATTATTCTTCGTAATGTTAGTATGTAAATtctgaatgtatgtatacatatgagaaaaataaatcacttTTCTGTCATTTTGAGTTCAAGTTCcaatttcttgttctttctccAAATATTGCAAATTTGTAATTGTTAACTGATTGACAAGTGAATCAAATTATACAAATAGTAAAATGGTAAGATCAACTATCGTATTTATAGGAATTTCATTTGTGCAAAGCAATTTGTGTAAAACCAATTTTTAAGCAATTGAATAAGATAAGTTGATTGAATTTTAATGTAAAGGTGCAGAAATTTAAAGACTATGAACTACAAGACATAAAAACAGAGCAAATTTCACATGAACAAAAGGTGGAACACTTGAAATACGAAAGTTGTAAACAACAATTAAATGACATAATTGGGGATAATGGTGATGCTAAACCAACATCTTAgcaataatgaatttttttcctatttaatgAAGTTCCTATCCCAACTCACTATAATCTTCTAACATTGATCCCTTAATTGCTAGAAGCTAAATCACTTATCTCATTTCTAATTCCTTAGTAAGCACAGTTAGATGATTTGGTATGAGCAAGAGTCATTAAGAGACTAAGGAATATCATTCTATCCCTAGAAGAGACACCTATTAGTTATTATTCTCAAAACTCAATTTTCAAAGCATTTTCCAAtgataaagaaaactaaaagataagCATATGATTGATCAATCCACAAACTAGCactaaaaacaaagaaatggaAATAACATAGAAcattcattaaatagatagttaagaTAATTACATGAGACTCGCTAGTACACCAAATCCCTAACTATGGGAAGAAAACTAGTCTCTCATTGACATGAGATGCATGAAAGGTGGATGATGACAAGAGAAGagatgaagaaaaatcaagggaAAATGACAAAGAACCAATAGTATAGTGTTTTTCACTCTAAACCAAGCCCTAGGTCGATCCCCCTCAATCCCATGAAAATGCAGCTTTTATAATGAGCCCAGGGCCTCTGTCTTGTCACTTCATTGAACACACTGCTCGTTGGGTGAGTTCTTTGCAAAATTTGAAAGGCACTTCACAATTGACTTTGCTCGCTAGTTAAGGCCAACTTGCTTGGGGAGTTCTTCAAAATTCCCAAATGGAATTGCAATTTCTTCCACCCAAAGGGATTTACTCGTTGGGCGAGTTGAGTGAATGGCATGGCTCCCTTTTTCCACCTCTGAGCTACCACGTGGCCTTCTTTGCATGATCTTCCTCCCTGTGCGAGCTTTTCTTTCTATGAAAACTTCCATTCCTTATCTTTGTGTACTAACACTTTgtcaaaaacacacaaaaaaactcataaatgctaaagatttatttacaaagacTAGAGTTATAAGAAAGCATTCAATTCTAACTATTTAGGTACAAAACTAAGCAAAAATTATGGAAAAAGCAGATAATTGTTGTGTGAAATGAATGCAAAAAGTAATAATGCACAACAATtgacaaactcccccaaatttaagATTTGTGTGTCCTCgagtaaaagaaaaactaaattatgGTGACAAAAAATTGAGCAACCCTAAACTAAGTTAGATCAATTATGAGAACAAGGACTATGACCAATCATAAGTTTCCAAGACACAAGCATGATTTCAAAAATAACTAACCACACAATCTCAAGATTACACTTGTCAAAGTGCCAGTGATGGAATCATAAAGAAATTGCTCTTAGAGCTCTAGAAGTCAACAAGTATGACACTAAGCAATGAAAAAGTAAAGAATACTTCAATCCTCACAAGGTTAGTGTATCACTCAACCACACGAGTGTTTGGCTacataatttctatttttcccAATTGGAGTTGCACAACCCAAGTTTGCACATCATCTCACTCAATGCAATCCTGCATACACAAAGATGGATCACTAAGGGCTTAATTAGCTTGTAACTTGGTTGGGCTAACAAggaaatttgtttttctttaattcaaaGCACAAAAGGTCCTAGGAGAGCACTCACTATTTCCTTTCATGAGGCACCCAATTTCCACAATCCCCGACCTTTTATTTAGTTACATTATACAAACAACAACTTTtgattttctgattttttttataacactcGACATTTTCCCTTTTGTGTGTGTTGTTGTTTCAAAAATTTCCTTATATCAATCATTTACAAACATcaccctcccccaaatttggaacaaattttcCTCAAACCAAATGATATGTTCATCATTCATACATAAAaggttggctttttggctaagtgactgaaattaaaattaaacaaacaatGGCTTGACCATATCCATCTCATGTGTGCATTCAAACAAATCAAACATTCATGCAAAAATGGGCAGGCAATACAAATGGTTTCTCTCATAAAAAAGATGCACACAACTCTCACGGGTAAACATGAAGCATTCAAGACTTAATTCAGATTGCTTCATTCGATGCAAGGTAACCACAATAACTAACacttagaaaaaatttaaaaccatcAAAGGACCAAAACGCACATTTACTAAAGACTATGattttcacaaataaatttttccaaCATATGCATTGTGTTTGAAACCAAACACTAATCAACATCCAAGTTCATACCCCAAAAAAGTCATAACAAAAGCTACCACAACATGCATAAATATTGTTAACCAAACTAAACTTAACCAAATCCTAAATTAAAAAGTAGCAACATaactaaaatactaaaaaataaaagtgcaaA includes these proteins:
- the FRD3a gene encoding ferric reductase defective 3a isoform X1 translates to MDIMDENGSSSNAPKNKRNLPVSVFFKDARHVFKMDSIAKEILGIAFPSALAVAADPIASLIDTAFIGHLGPVELAAAGVSIALFNQASRITIFPLVSITTSFVAEESTIEKINTEKKLTDKTKSKEVMHDDHSLQDIEKGASKEKNETPTESSAVRGNTTCVPENVEMDDCNTSICKSTTETSSSSNKSVSKAGRKKRHIASASTALLFGTILGLLQATTLIFAAKPLLAAMGLKPDSPMLNPAIKYLRLRSLGAPAVLLSLAMQGIFRGFKDTTTPLYVILSGYALNVILDPVLIFYCKLGIKGAAISHVLSQYLMALALMVILTRKVDLVPPSIKDLQIFRFLKNGGLLLARVIAVTFCQTLAASLAARFGPIPMAAFQTCLQVWLTSSLLADGLAVAVQAILACSFAEKDYEKVLVAATRTLQMSFVLGVGLSFAVGVGLYFGAGIFSKSVLVVHLIRIGLPFVAATQPINSLAFVFDGVNYGASDFAYSAYSLVTVSLASVASLFLLSKSKGFVGIWIALTIYMSLRMFAGVWRMGTGTGPWRFLRGRSMS
- the FRD3a gene encoding ferric reductase defective 3a — protein: MDENGSSSNAPKNKRNLPVSVFFKDARHVFKMDSIAKEILGIAFPSALAVAADPIASLIDTAFIGHLGPVELAAAGVSIALFNQASRITIFPLVSITTSFVAEESTIEKINTEKKLTDKTKSKEVMHDDHSLQDIEKGASKEKNETPTESSAVRGNTTCVPENVEMDDCNTSICKSTTETSSSSNKSVSKAGRKKRHIASASTALLFGTILGLLQATTLIFAAKPLLAAMGLKPDSPMLNPAIKYLRLRSLGAPAVLLSLAMQGIFRGFKDTTTPLYVILSGYALNVILDPVLIFYCKLGIKGAAISHVLSQYLMALALMVILTRKVDLVPPSIKDLQIFRFLKNGGLLLARVIAVTFCQTLAASLAARFGPIPMAAFQTCLQVWLTSSLLADGLAVAVQAILACSFAEKDYEKVLVAATRTLQMSFVLGVGLSFAVGVGLYFGAGIFSKSVLVVHLIRIGLPFVAATQPINSLAFVFDGVNYGASDFAYSAYSLVTVSLASVASLFLLSKSKGFVGIWIALTIYMSLRMFAGVWRMGTGTGPWRFLRGRSMS